The DNA window GTAAATGCTTTCAAGGTAAACGGCAAGGGCATCAACGTTCTGTGCTTCAGTTTGGTCGTGCGGTACGAAAATTTGCGTTTCCATTGGCTTCTCTCCACGCTATCAGGTTGAATCAGGCGGCAAGAGTGCGGCCTTTGCTTAACCAACAGACTACAGCCGTCCGCCCATACTCGCTTGACCGCCTGTGCCAACATGTTGACAGCAGCTACCAGACAGGAACCGTCGTGGCCGAAGATACTGAGTTCAGCGCTATTTCGACTGAAACACTCAACCCAGACGACAGCGCTGGCCAAACTCACGGCACCGCCCCGACTGTTAGCGCATCCGGTACCCTGGCGCTCGCCCACTACCTGATAGAGAAGCACGGCGCGTCATCCGCCCGCATCGAAGAAATTCTGGGCCATCATCTGACAGAGCTGGAAAACCCCGACTACCGGCTACCCGTTCAGGACCATTACCGGCTGTGGCCATTCGCCGCAACGCAAAGTGGTGATCCTGCGGTGGCGTTGAAGTTCGGCGAAATTGTCGACCCCGACCACATGGGCCTGATGGGCCACATTTTCTTCAACAGCGATACGCTGGGCCACGCGATTGACCAGTACCTGAAGCTCCATCGCCTGGTCAATGAGTCGGTGATTATCGAAAGGGTCGACGAGGGGGAGTGGGTGCGCCTGCTTTGGCGGGTCGAGTCAGAGGACGACTATTGCCAGGCTGATATGGAGCGCACACTCGCCGCCGCCGTGGTCCGGGCACGGCATTATATTCATCCCAAGCTGGAAATAGACCAGCTA is part of the Hydrocarboniclastica marina genome and encodes:
- a CDS encoding AraC family transcriptional regulator, yielding MAEDTEFSAISTETLNPDDSAGQTHGTAPTVSASGTLALAHYLIEKHGASSARIEEILGHHLTELENPDYRLPVQDHYRLWPFAATQSGDPAVALKFGEIVDPDHMGLMGHIFFNSDTLGHAIDQYLKLHRLVNESVIIERVDEGEWVRLLWRVESEDDYCQADMERTLAAAVVRARHYIHPKLEIDQLTLPHKRPPWVAEYQRIFQCPLAFEAEHASVRFARRYLDWRMPRRNPYLYGALLGHVNRILAPIRPRRLVSREVHRRIARQLANGSVEAETIAEQMHMSRRTLFRKLRHEGYSFQALVEEVRRERALRYVSEDRYALSEIAFLLGFSELSAFSRAFKRWTGESPAHYRQKQLVKPR